In Leopardus geoffroyi isolate Oge1 chromosome D1, O.geoffroyi_Oge1_pat1.0, whole genome shotgun sequence, the genomic stretch TGAAGTGTTGTTTTATATCCTGTTGtatatttaagaataaacttttgtttaaaaaaaaaaaaaaaagcctgaggtCTTTCATACCTATTTAAGCATTTTTGTGTTAGTCCTTTCTAAGCGAAAGACAGCTGCAAAGTTAAACTTCCTGCCATAATAATATTTGGAGTTCAACATTTCATGGCAGGCAGGACAGTAAGTCCTgctgtgtatacatttttatacttGTTTCACCCTTGTATATTCTCTCTGGTCCTAGCTGAGCCCAAAGGGTGGGCTTTTCCAGTTGTCAGCATTTTACTCTCTATGGTTGCATTGGGTTGCTTTGGGGTATCAGCTCCTGGTGCTTACGCATCTGTTTCCTGCTGTCTGTTCCTCAGGGACACTATGTGGCGCATCTTTACTGGATCATTGCTAGTGGAGGAGAAGTCAAGTGCCCTTCTGCATGACCTTCGAGAGATTGAGGCCTGGATCTATCGATTGCTGCGCTCCCCAGTGCCTGTTTCTGGGCAGAAGCGAGTAGACATTGAAGTCCTACCCCAGGAGCTCCAACAAGCTCTGACCTTTGCTCTTCCAGACCCTTCTCGATTCACCCTAGTGGATTTCCCACTGCACCTTCCCTTGGAACTTCTGGGTGTGGATGCCTGTCTTCAGGTGCTAACCTGCATCCTGTTAGAGCACAAGGTGAGAGAGCCAGCTTTTTAGATCTTTAAGGACAGGGACTacatcttcttcatctttttgtcTCTAGGAGGTAACATGGTGCCAGGTATACGGCAGTACTCAGTAGATGTGGGTTGAATTAAGTGGGATGTGTTCAGAGGGTTTGCCACTCAGGTGAATTATCCTTAGCTAGACTGAACTAATTCTCTGGAAGTATCAGTAGTTCTAGTCTAATGAGTGGTCCTGGCATTGGGCGAACAAGAGCCAGAAAAGTAAGGCATGAGGCAGGGATAATTGTGGAAGCCATGCTCATGGAGCCCTACACATggtgaaatggaaattaaattgtAGCATTGGAAACTTTCCCCATAAACCTTATTTAGGCTGTTGGATGATCCTTATGGTATGGCTTGTGGCAGGTGGTGCTACAGTCCCGAGACTACAATGCCCTTTCCATGTCTGTGATGGCGTTTGTGGCGATGATCTACCCATTGGAGTATATGTTTCCTGTAATCCCACTGTTGCCCACCTGCATGGCATCGGCAGAACAGGTGAGTTTCAGGTGTTTTCTGGCTCTGTCACCTTTGTCTTCCAACTCTGGCCAGCTCTGAGGGAGAACGCCTGATGCCAAGAAGTTGTAAATCAGTACTGGTCTTCAATCCTTTACTCTAACTTCTTTGTCTGCAAAACATGACCTAACTTTGAACTGATTTGATGGCAAAACTTGTgttatttgtggtttttatttatcaGAGTAAATGTTAATCATTATAGGTTACTGGCCATGCTCCTGCAGGTGTTacataatatacagaatatacacTGTCGgctttctaaaatctgaaaaattatgAATACTAAAACACACCTAGCCTCAAGAGTTTTGGAAAAGAGATTATGGACCTGCATTTCCTCATCAAGAAAAATCCTCATGTGATAAGTGATCGaaatatgtttagtttttgtttcttaccctcttattttttttctacagctACTGTTGGCTCCAACTCCGTACATCATTGGGGTCCCTGCCAGCTTCTTCCTCTACAAACTGGACTTCAAAATGCCTGATGATGTATGGCTGGTGGATCTGGACAGCAATAGGGTAAGGTTCTTGGCTGAGATATTATAGAGTCCAGAATAGGATTGTGTTCTGTTTTTCTAGATTATTCCCAAGAAGGTCCTCAGTTGGTGGGTGATTTGTCTTGTGTGACTCAttgataccattttttttaatgcttagctTTTACTTTATTGGATAATAGGCCCTTGGTTAAGACCCAAACGAGTACAAGATTTAGTTTTGCCAGAATGAAGTGCTCCCCCGCATCTAGAAGCAGTAGGCAGTTGTGGTTGTGGGACCACTGCCTATGGTGtaggtcatctcatggttttcCTGGATATGGTTTCTAGTAAGACAGTGCCTTTCAGGCTTAAAATGTACAGTAATATTCTGTAGTGTGAATATACTCAAATTTCAGCAGGAAGCCCTTATATCTGTTTATagtaaaagtttagaaaatacaaataagtgtaaagaaataaataaaaaccaggggcatctgagtggctgtcgggtaagggtccaactcttgattttggctcaggtgatgatctcatggttcatgggtttgagccctgctttgggcttcaTGCTAAcattgtggagtctgcttggaatattctctctctctctttctctctctctctgactcttcccctcccacacgtgcacactcgctctctcaaaataaactttgaaaaaaaaaaaaaagaaaaaccatagtCCTATTGTCTGGACGTAGTCTCCAGTAACATTGAGGTATATTTCTTTtcaggtgtgtatgtatatcacaGCCGTGTATATGTGTGCCCCTAATACAcgtgtatatgtaatatatttgtaTGCATAATATACATGTtcacatatatgtgaaaatactGTGTATACAACTTCCACTTAACCCTTACGTAAGAGTAACTCCTGAGCGATTAATTCTAAGGTCgtgccttttgtcttttttctggtGCAGGTGATTGCCCCCACCAATGCAGAAGTGCTACCAATCCTGCCAGAACCGGAATCATTGGAGCTGAAAAAGCATCTGAAGCAGGTGAgtgaagaatgaagaggaagaggagcgGTAGCTACTCCCGGGTGGCTGCAGAGGCTGTAGCTGTTGTGAGAGCCCGTTTCCCTTCGGACCTCAGGTGGAATAGGTTTTCTTAGCCTCGGGTGGGCTTAAGAAGAGGTGTATCACATTTCTGGGTGGCAGGATGACTCTCAAAAAGGCTATTAGATATCTTCTAATTCATTGTATGCCTCCCACCCTCTAATACTTAGAAtgctatacatacatacatatatatatatataaaaaccttcattttctgtttcttgtcacGTGTACCATTCTTTGTGGCTTAGAGTGTTCTCTCAGTCCTGTAAGGAAAGAACTAGTTGTTTGGATAGTCTGGctccttttatattttcctcCTGAATTGACCTCTAGGTCCCTGAAGAATGCTTTCTTCAAAAATTCCTCTCTTTGAATAAtctcttaaatacattttttcattgcttttcttcctctcctgcaTGCTGAACACAGTACCTGAAGGTAAAATATGACAAGGCCCCATTCCTTTGCCCTGTTGTATGTGTTATGTAGGTCCACTAGTAGATAGCTCcgtatttatttttaggaatccCTTTGCCCTGTTGTATGTGTTATGTAGAACCACCAGTAGATAGCTCcgtatttatttttaggaatccTTGTTGTCATCTTCAGGGTCTTCAGGAATCTCTGTGTTGTCTTAGTTGCTAAGCAGTACCTCTGCTTGGTGTAAATGGGTCATTTTGTAGCATCCCTCTCATCATCCCTGCTGATGTAATATGGTGTCTTGTTACTGCAGAGTCTGTGAGGATTGCAAGTTGAGAaagttctctgtcttcctttgccGTGTTTTCATTCTTGATGGTTACTTTAGTATGACTAATGAGATGGAGAGATTGATATATAGAATGGTACTTTAAATGTTGGTAGGAGTTAAGATCCTTGGGCTCCTTAATCCTGTGTCCTTCCCCCCGCTACTtgaagtgtggtccatggaccagcagtGTTACTTTGCCTGCGGTTGTTAAAAGTGCAGAATCACCCCAGATATATTGAACCAGAAAAATCTGCACTTTTAACAACATTCCCGATGACTCCAATGCTCATGTATATTTAAGGAAGCCCTGCTGGtctagaccagtggttttcaaactgccCCATGGAGCCTCATAGGGGCTGATTTAGGCTGGTAACACTGAGCACGTGAGGTTCTGGGTTCCTTATGTCCTTCAGAGAAGCTTTACTTTTACGTGTCtcagttgtttatattttcatacagATTTCAACATGTTGttgaaaaagaacatttcatggctaaaataaatttgaaaattattgccCTGGACTTCAGATTTGATCAGGTTGCCTTGAACCAACCTGGCTTAAACTGCAAGGCTACATAATTCAGATCATCTTCTAAAGGTTAAAGTACGGTATTTGGATTCTGATTTCAAAGATTAAGGCTCTTTCCTAGGAGATGAGATTGGTCAGCTGCTCAGGAATCTGCCTTCTATAGGGGATTTCTTGTTGTTCCACAGGCCCTTGCCAGCATGAGTCTCAACACCCAGCCCATCCTCAATCTGGAGAAATTCCATGAAGGCCAAGAGATCCCCCTTCTCTTGGGAAGGCCCTCTAACGACTTGCAGTCCACACCTTCCACTGAATTCAACCCACTCATTTATGGCAATGATGTAGATTCTGTGGATGTCGCAACCAGGTACGACCAAGTCAACTAGACCATCACAGGTGCTTAGATTGGGTTCTGCTCTCTCATTACGTGTATTTGTCACCTTagtaaaagcaaagaagaatTAATTCATCGTACTTTCAGGCGTTTTAGGCCTTGAGTGAAGAAAGAGATTGATGATTCTTTAAGATCCCTTCCCCTTTGATGTTGGAAGCCTGTGAAATGATGACTTGGGGAGGTGGTCTGACACCTTGGATCATAGGAATCCTTCTAGCGCAGGGTGTGGGACTTGAATTATCTCACCATCCCCTTCTTCCCCAGAGTGGCCATGGTCCGCTTCTTCAACTCCCCCAACGTGCTGCAGGGTTTTCAGATGCACACACGTACCCTGCGCCTCTTCCCTCGGCCTGTGGTAGCTTTTCAAGCTGGCTCCTTTCTAGCCTCACGTCCCCGACAGACTCCTTTTGCTGAGAAGCTGGCCAGGACTCAGGCTGTGGAGTACTTTGGCGAATGGGTCCTTAACCCCACCAACTATGCCTTCCAGCGAATTCACAACAGTGAGtccacctgcccctgcctcttTGTCCTCCTGATGGctcttccctttgcttttcccttttctcatcttTGATCTGCCCCTTCCATTCCTATTTTGCTTTAGACGTTTCCCtacctttcttctttgttttgcttgttttttttcctccttgttgctaactctattctttttttctctgtgggtAGATATGTTTGATCCAGCCCTGATTGGTGACAAGCCAAAGTGGTATGCTCATCAGCTGCAGCCTATCCATTATCGAGTCTATGATAGCAATTCCCAGCTGGCGGAGGCACTGAGTGTGCCACCAGAGCGTGACTCTGACTCGGACCCTACTGATGACAGGTGAGCAGCAGCAAAACCGCTTTTTAAGGTCGAGAGGCTCTCGCTAGTCCTTATTGAGCACTATGGCAGAACCTCATAGGACTTAAACATTAGTGTTTGAAGCCTTGATGATATTTTGGTTGATTGTTTTGTGTTAGCTTCCTTATTTTATCTTGTTCCCTGACCTTAagagttttcctctttttttttttaagtttttaattttaattccaatatagttagcatacagtgttatgttagtttcaggtgtacaatacggTGATCCAGCAATTCTCACATTAGCCAGTGCTCATCATCATAAGTGTAGTCTTTAatcccatcacttatttcattcgtccccccatccacctcccctccagtagcCAAGTGTGCTCtatattgttaagagtctctttcttggtttgtctctctcttttttcttttgttcgattactttgtttcttgaattccacatataagtgaaatcatatggtatttgtctttctctgcttagcaaaatacactctagctccatccatgttgttgcaaatggcaagatttcattcttttttatgactgaataatagtccagggtgtgtgtgtgtgtgtgtgtgtgtgtgtgtgtgtgtgtgtgtatgtgtgtgtatgagaatgctccccttttttttttcctaatgctgATTGCTGGTACTTTTCCTGccccttcattctgttttatttttatttttatttttgtgctcTTCACTCTGTAGTGGCAGTGATAGCATGGATTATGATGACTCAAGCTCTTCTTACTCCTCCCTTGGTGACTTTGTCAGTGAAATGATGAAATGTGACATCAATGGTGATACCCCTAGTAAGTGTACTTGAGGAGATGGGCCAGCTCTGGGAGGGGTTGGAGGCTCTGGGATGGTGTGGTCTGTACCTGCCACCTTGGGTTTTGGCAGATGTGGATCCATTGACGCATGCAGCCCTGGGGGATGCCAGTGAGGTGGAGATTGCTGAGCTGCAGAACCAGAAGGAATCAGAGGAACCTGGCCCAGACAGCGAGAACCCTCAGGAAAACCCCCCGCTGCGCTCCAGCTCCAGCACCACCGCCAGCAGTAGCCCCAGCACCGTCGTCCATGGAGCTAATTCTGTACGTGAAGACTTGGAAGGGCGGATAAGTGAGAACTGTTACTTATGTGGGTCACACCTCCATTAGGAAGGCGAGGCTGAAGCTGTTAATTTGCCTCTTCATAGtcttcctgttttcctctctATACATCCCATAGCTTAGAGCCTAAGAGACGTAGTTTTGACTCCAGAAGGAACTCGTCGGGCTTTGTTCAGGGCTTAGCTAAGGTCCCCTTTGCATGGTTtgtggggacagagagcaggagtgTCATAGAGATCTTTTCTCACACATTCCCTTAGGATAGGAGATGGGAATCTAATAGACCTGGCTTGGCCTTGCCAAACTGAGGTAGGTAGGTATCACTGGGCACCAGGTgaccagtttttatttaatatggcCTTTAGGAACCTGCTGACTCAACGGAGGTGGACGATAAGGCAGCAGTAGGCGTTTCCAAGCCCCTCCCTACCACGCCTCCCAGCATTGGCAAATCGACCGCGGACAGGCGTCAGACAGAAATTGGAGAGGGGTCAGTGCGCCGGCGAACCTATGACAATCCATACTTCGAGCCCCAATATGGCTTTCCCCCTGAGGAAGATGATGATGAGCAGGGGGAAAGTTACACTCCCCGATTCAGCCAACATGTCAATGGCAATCGGTGAGAGCCTGGGGATTCCTTCTAGGTGGGTGACTGAAGGACCTCACCACAGAGGACCCCGGGTGAGGGTTAATCAGAAAGAGAAGTCTGAATGTTCTTGTGACCCGCCATCCCATGGTGGTGCCTTGATCTAGGCATATAGAAATTGTGGGAAGGGAGCGGTGACTGCAGTGTAGCATAGGGCCCACACTTCCAAGAGTAGGTACCCCTGCCTGGGGCTCATAGGTGCCACTGTGCATTCAAGGGCTCAAAAGCTGCTGCGGCCCAACAGCTTGAAACTGGCAAGCGACTCAGACGCAGAATCAGACTCTCGAGCGAGCTCTCCCACCTCCACCGTCTCCAACAACAGCACCGAGGGCTTCGGGGGCATCATGTCTTTTGCCAGTAAGTGCCTTCTGCTCTCATGCCTCTGTCCCGTTTTCTATGCAGTGGGGCCTGACTATGGTGGATGCTGCTTAGAACTTCAGAGGTAGAACTGGGTTGGCATTATCAAGCCCCAGTTCAGGTTGTTGCGGTGATAGTGAATAAGGTATTTCCAAGGGAAGTCAataaaggacagagacagagtagtCACTATCTTTATACCCAGAGATTTCAGTCTGTTTTGGGTAAGACAGCTGGTCAACTGAAAGATAgtcattatattaaaaatcatacacTTGTATGTATATCTTGTGGAAATATTCTGGTCATATTTGATTTGGGTACATATCTAATACCTTTTTTGCGTGGTGAAGGACTTTTTCATGAACATGCTTTGAAATCTATATGAGGTGACTTTTGTGCCTAGAGAATATTTCCAGAAATGAGGGGTGGTATCAGTTAAAGGTTGAGGACAGCCCAGGGGCCAGAGAAAGCCAACATTGGGTATAATTATGATTGTGAGTTTTTCTCAGAAGCCAGACAGGGACAGCACCAACTTTTGACCAAAAGTGCATTAACTGTATGGCTTTCATGCTGAGTTAGCAGTTGATGGGACATTTGTCCGTCCCCATGGGAGGTAGTCAGAGAAAGTTCTTACTGGGTTTTGAGCTATCCTGACAGTGGCCCCCATGTTTGCCCTGAATTAGACTTGGTCCTCTCTAAGGTAGATCAGAGGTACTGGGATTATgtttgaaaaggagaaagatggAGATGATGATATACTTATGCTCCTAACTCCTCGCTCTCACACCCTCCCCTTGATAGGCAGCCTATATCGGAACCACAGTACAAGCTTCAGCCTTTCAAACCTCACGCTACCCACCAAAGGTGCCCGAGAGAAGACCACACCCTTCCCCAGTCTGAAAGGTAACTACAGCCCTCCTTCTGCCTTACCAGGATTCTCCAGAAGATATTTCAGGCCTACGGGTGCTTGTCAGGAGCCCTGCGTATGACGAATCATTTGATCTGGCTGTTGCCCCTCATACCGCTTCTCATGGCTTTCATTGCACATTATGGGCTCTACTCGTTTTCAGATGGAAAGTGTCTTTGTAGCTGAAGAGACGGCCCTGTCGTATCATTTAGGATAATAGCAACTGAGATCACCGCTGCTTCTTAGGGGGAGCTTTGTCAGGTGTACATAATTAACACAGGGATCGTCAGCTGCTGCCAGTGATCTGCCAGGTTCCTGCTGCATGAATATAGGACAAGCTTCATCCCGATTAGCTGGCCCACTGAGGGATGCTCATAGAGAGCCTGGCAGTGTTACAGCGTCAGGAAGCCTCTTTGGCTTCCTGTCAACGTAGGGCCTGTGGGTGGGCCAGGTAGTATCGGTTGGCTTCTCCGGGCATTTAAGAccttatttgattttcatttgtgatCGCTGAGAGTTTGAAGAGCTCTTCTGCATTTACtctgacttttgtttgttttctctagaTGTTGTGCTGAACTATTTAATTACACTAGAAAGCATAGTGAGAAGCAGCTCCATATATTTTTCACCTGACTTCTCTTCCCAGTGATTAAAAATCCCAGGAATCTAAGGAGTGTTCTTTGGTGGGGCTGGAAACATAGGATagatgggcagagggacagaatAGCTAGTGGCGTAGGGGATTAACTAGCACTGTGGCGTAAATCTGCACCTGACTCTGTAGGTTAGGGGTAGAAAAGTGTTAGCGTCACCGGCTTTCATTTGATACAGTTGGGGAGGGGAGCAATTGAAGTGCTTTCACTGCATGCTCATGCTTCATTTGTGCACTTCCCACTCCCATCCACCTCCCATCCTCACACGCCAACCCCACGTCCCATGACAGCATCTGCAAGatgggtctcctctctctgcataCCAGCAAGCCCTGTGGACCCTGTGCTAGATGTTTCATGAAAACCAGCGGTCCTTCTTTCATGCATGTGCCTGTTTAGTACCCGAAGGTCCCTTGTGTCATGTACCCTGCCCCTGGCTCTGAGAGGCCATAGTCTTAAGAATGGTCTTTCCTAGAGCCTTGGTTGATTCCTGATCTCTTGGCTTCCAGCTCTGAGGTGCCTGAGAACTAAGGTTATGTGCACTAAGCTTTGGGAGAATCCTCAGACTATCTGACTTACAGCTCCATCGAGGGATATAGGGGTTGTGGTATCATGGTGCACCTACTAATTGTGTATTTTGTGTCCCAGTATTTGGGCTAAATACTCTAATGGAGATTGTTACTGAAGCCGGCCCCGGGAGTGGTGAAGGTGGGTCTTGCCCGTGAGCTGTGCATGATCTTTTTTTCCTAGCATCTTCTGTGCCTGCCTGAGGGCCATCCTCCTCATGGAGCAAGCGGTACCACATGGGTGACCTGCCTTGCCCTGTCCCCCGTGACGCCCGTGCTTGCCCGTGGGGCATGCTGCTGGTGCATGTGGAGTGGCCTGAGTCTCCATCCCCACTTCCTCCACATTGCCATGGCTGGTTTCTACCTATGTGTGATGCCCTGGGGTCACCCTCACCCGGCCCTTCTGGGGAACGGGTGTGGAACGTGGCTTCCCAGGGCTGTGCTGACAAGGCTGCTGGACTACAGTAGTGATGTCTCTCATTCCTACCTTCCTGGCTATAGGAAACAGGAGGGCCTTAGTGGACCAGAAGTCATCTGTTATTAAACACAGCCCAACAGTGAAAAGAGAGCCTCCATCACCTCAGGGTCGATCCAGCAATTCTAGGTAATCCATGGCTAAGCTATTACAAAAGATCTCTGATAGAGGTAGCGATTCCTGTACCACACTGTAGGGAGGCTCAGGAGTGGGAGAGAACCTGTCAGTTGGGTGGATGAAATCAATTCTTGGGAGCCCTGCGCATTCTGACTTCCCATGCAACAGTAGTAGCTCACCCTGGTGAGAAGAATGAAACAGCAGTGGTGGGTATGTGGGCACACCAGGCGATCTGGAgcggtggggggtgcaggggactTGCACCCCTGGAGGCTTGGCTTTGCGTTTTGCCCCTGGAGGCAAACATCTAGTCTGGTGAAAGAGGCGGGGTGCTCTGCAAAGAAGCCGATGACCACAGAAGCTGTGTGTGGACCCCGTAGTGAGAACCAGCAGTTCCTGAAGGAGGTGGTGCACAGTGTGCTGGACGGCCAGGGCGTTGGCTGGCTCAACATGAAAAAGGTGCGCCGGCTGCTGGAGAGTGAGCAGCTGCGCGTCTTTGTCCTGAGCAAGCTGAACCGCACAGTGCAGTCGGAGGACGACGCCCGGCAAGATGTCATCCCTGATGTGGTCAGTGTCTGGGGTGAGGAGCTGGAATCAACTGCCGGAGGGACCTGGACCCCGAAGGCAATTTTGCCCACTCCAGCCCCTGGGTTATTGTTGCAGGAGGTCAGTCGAAAGGTGTACAAGGGGATGCTAGACCTGCTCAAGTGCACGGTGCTCAGCCTGGAGCAGTCCTATGCCCACGCGGGCCTGGGAGGCATGGCCAGCACCTTTGGGCTTCTGGAGATTGCCCAGACCCACTACTACAGTAAAGGTAGGGATCGCACCAGCTGGGTGGGCGCTGTCCACAACTCTTCCACTCATCTCCAAAGAAGGCTTGTTCCTTCACAGGTTTCCCAGTGCCAGGCTGTTTCCCCTCAGGCTTCggggtttcc encodes the following:
- the MADD gene encoding MAP kinase-activating death domain protein isoform X19, giving the protein MVQKKKFCPRLLDYLVIVGARHPSSDSVAQTPELLRRYPLEDHAEFPLPPDVVFFCQPEGCLSVRQRRMSLRDDTSFVFTLTDKDTGVTRYGICVNFYRSFQKRMPKEKGEGGGGSRGKEGPRATCASEEVGTESSESGLSLQPPNADSAPEVNQSPRGKPRAKAGSRSRNSTLTSLCVLSHYPFFSTFRECLYTLKRLVDCCSERLLGKKLGIPRGIQRDTMWRIFTGSLLVEEKSSALLHDLREIEAWIYRLLRSPVPVSGQKRVDIEVLPQELQQALTFALPDPSRFTLVDFPLHLPLELLGVDACLQVLTCILLEHKVVLQSRDYNALSMSVMAFVAMIYPLEYMFPVIPLLPTCMASAEQLLLAPTPYIIGVPASFFLYKLDFKMPDDVWLVDLDSNRVIAPTNAEVLPILPEPESLELKKHLKQYLKALASMSLNTQPILNLEKFHEGQEIPLLLGRPSNDLQSTPSTEFNPLIYGNDVDSVDVATRVAMVRFFNSPNVLQGFQMHTRTLRLFPRPVVAFQAGSFLASRPRQTPFAEKLARTQAVEYFGEWVLNPTNYAFQRIHNNMFDPALIGDKPKWYAHQLQPIHYRVYDSNSQLAEALSVPPERDSDSDPTDDSGSDSMDYDDSSSSYSSLGDFVSEMMKCDINGDTPNVDPLTHAALGDASEVEIAELQNQKESEEPGPDSENPQENPPLRSSSSTTASSSPSTVVHGANSEPADSTEVDDKAAVGVSKPLPTTPPSIGKSTADRRQTEIGEGSVRRRTYDNPYFEPQYGFPPEEDDDEQGESYTPRFSQHVNGNRAQKLLRPNSLKLASDSDAESDSRASSPTSTVSNNSTEGFGGIMSFASSLYRNHSTSFSLSNLTLPTKGAREKTTPFPSLKVFGLNTLMEIVTEAGPGSGEGNRRALVDQKSSVIKHSPTVKREPPSPQGRSSNSSENQQFLKEVVHSVLDGQGVGWLNMKKVRRLLESEQLRVFVLSKLNRTVQSEDDARQDVIPDVEVSRKVYKGMLDLLKCTVLSLEQSYAHAGLGGMASTFGLLEIAQTHYYSKEPDKRKRSPTESVNTPVGKDPGLAGRGDPKAMTQLRVPQLGPRAPSAAGKGPKELDTRSLKEENFVASIGPEVIKPVFDLGETEEKKSQISADSGVSLTSGSQRTDPDSVIGVSPAVMIRSSSQDSEVSTVVSNSSGETLGADSDLSSNAGDGAGGEGSAHLASSRGTLSDSEIETNSATSTIFGKAHSLKPSVKEKLVGSPVRSSEDVSQRVYLYEGLLGKERSTLWDQMQFWEDAFLDAVMLEREGMGMDQGPQEMIDRYLSLGEHDRKRLEDDEDRLLATLLHNLISYMLLMKVNKNDIRKKVRRLMGKSHIGLVYSQQINEVLDQLANLNGRDLSIRSSGSRHMKKQTFVVHAGTDTNGDIFFMEVCDDCVVLRSNIGTVYERWWYEKLINMTYCPKTKVLCLWRRNGSETQLNKFYTKKCRELYYCVKDSMERAAARQQSIKPGPELGGEFPVQDMKTGEGGLLQVTLEGINLKFMHNQVFIELNHIKKCNTVRGVFVLEEFVPEIKEVVSHKYKTPMAHEICYSVLCLFSYVAAVRSSEEDLRTPPRPVSS
- the MADD gene encoding MAP kinase-activating death domain protein isoform X39 → MVQKKKFCPRLLDYLVIVGARHPSSDSVAQTPELLRRYPLEDHAEFPLPPDVVFFCQPEGCLSVRQRRMSLRDDTSFVFTLTDKDTGVTRYGICVNFYRSFQKRMPKEKGEGGGGSRGKEGPRATCASEEVGTESSESGLSLQPPNADSAPEVNQSPRGKPRAKAGSRSRNSTLTSLCVLSHYPFFSTFRECLYTLKRLVDCCSERLLGKKLGIPRGIQRDTMWRIFTGSLLVEEKSSALLHDLREIEAWIYRLLRSPVPVSGQKRVDIEVLPQELQQALTFALPDPSRFTLVDFPLHLPLELLGVDACLQVLTCILLEHKVVLQSRDYNALSMSVMAFVAMIYPLEYMFPVIPLLPTCMASAEQLLLAPTPYIIGVPASFFLYKLDFKMPDDVWLVDLDSNRVIAPTNAEVLPILPEPESLELKKHLKQYLKALASMSLNTQPILNLEKFHEGQEIPLLLGRPSNDLQSTPSTEFNPLIYGNDVDSVDVATRVAMVRFFNSPNVLQGFQMHTRTLRLFPRPVVAFQAGSFLASRPRQTPFAEKLARTQAVEYFGEWVLNPTNYAFQRIHNNMFDPALIGDKPKWYAHQLQPIHYRVYDSNSQLAEALSVPPERDSDSDPTDDSGSDSMDYDDSSSSYSSLGDFVSEMMKCDINGDTPNVDPLTHAALGDASEVEIAELQNQKESEEPGPDSENPQENPPLRSSSSTTASSSPSTVVHGANSEPADSTEVDDKAAVGVSKPLPTTPPSIGKSTADRRQTEIGEGSVRRRTYDNPYFEPQYGFPPEEDDDEQGESYTPRFSQHVNGNRAQKLLRPNSLKLASDSDAESDSRASSPTSTVSNNSTEGFGGIMSFASSLYRNHSTSFSLSNLTLPTKGAREKTTPFPSLKVFGLNTLMEIVTEAGPGSGEGNRRALVDQKSSVIKHSPTVKREPPSPQGRSSNSSENQQFLKEVVHSVLDGQGVGWLNMKKVRRLLESEQLRVFVLSKLNRTVQSEDDARQDVIPDVEVSRKVYKGMLDLLKCTVLSLEQSYAHAGLGGMASTFGLLEIAQTHYYSKEPDKRKRSPTESVNTPVGKDPGLAGRGDPKAMTQLRVPQLGPRAPSAAGKGPKELDTRSLKEENFVASIELWNKHQEVKKQKALEKQRPEVIKPVFDLGETEEKKSQISADSGVSLTSGSQRTDPDSVIGVSPAVMIRSSSQDSEVSNSSGETLGADSDLSSNAGDGAGGEGSAHLASSRGTLSDSEIETNSATSTIFGKAHSLKPSVKEKLVGSPVRSSEDVSQRVYLYEGLLGRDKGSMWDQLEDAAMETFSISKERSTLWDQMQFWEDAFLDAVMLEREGMGMDQGPQEMIDRYLSLGEHDRKRLEDDEDRLLATLLHNLISYMLLMKVNKNDIRKKVRRLMGKSHIGLVYSQQINEVLDQLANLNGRDLSIRSSGSRHMKKQTFVVHAGTDTNGDIFFMEVCDDCVVLRSNIGTVYERWWYEKLINMTYCPKTKVLCLWRRNGSETQLNKFYTKKCRELYYCVKDSMERAAARQQSIKPGPELGGEFPVQDMKTGEGGLLQVTLEGINLKFMHNQFLKLKKW